In a single window of the Coregonus clupeaformis isolate EN_2021a chromosome 10, ASM2061545v1, whole genome shotgun sequence genome:
- the slc25a20 gene encoding mitochondrial carnitine/acylcarnitine carrier protein, translated as MSKQQAISPGKNFFAGGFGGVCLVFAGHPLDTIKVRIQTMPVPGPGESPLYRGTFDCFKQTLAKEGFKGLYKGMAAPIIGVTPMFAVCFFGFGLGKKLQQKTPDDVLTYPQLFAAGMLSGVFTTAIMAPGERIKCLLQIQAAKGEVKYAGPMDCVKQLYKENGIRGIYRGTALTLMRDVPASGMYFMTYEWLKRLLTPEGKSPNELSVPSVLFAGGMAGIFNWAVAIPPDVLKSRYQTAPEGMYPNGFRDVLRELLREEGVASLYKGFTAVMLRAFPANAACFLGFEMAMKFLNWAAPSL; from the exons ATGTCTAAACAGCAGGCGATAAGTCCAGGGAAGAACTTCTTTGCTGGGGGCTTTGGGGGTGTCTGCTTGGTCTTCGCTGGACATCCACTTGATACcataaaa GTGCGTATTCAGACCATGCCTGTGCCCGGCCCTGGCGAGAGCCCCCTGTATAGAGGCACCTTTGATTGTTTCAAACAGACCCTTGCCAAAGAG GGGTTCAAAGGCCTGTATAAAGGTATGGCAGCCCCTATCATTGGAGTCACACCCATGTTCGCTGTTTGCTTCTTCGGCTTTGGCCTGGGCAAGAAACTACAACAGAAAACCCCGGACGATGTCCTTAC GTATCCACAGCTGTTTGCTGCCGGCATGCTGTCAGGCGTGTTCACCACAGCCATCATGGCCCCTGGAGAACGTATCAAGTGTCTCCTACAG ATCCAGGCTGCCAAAGGGGAGGTGAAGTATGCTGGGCCCATGGACTGTGTGAAGCAGCTGTACAAAGAGAATGGGATCAGGGGAATCTACAGAGGCACTGCTCTCACCCTCATGAGAG ACGTGCCAGCCAGTGGGATGTATTTCATGACCTATGAATGGTTGAAGCGCCTCCTCACACCAGAGGGCAAAAG CCCCAATGAGCTGAGTGTTCCTAGTGTTCTGTTCGCTGGAGGGATGGCAGGAATCTTTAACTGGGCCGTGGCCATTCCCCCCGATGTACTCAAGTCTCGCTACCAGACAG CCCCTGAAGGGATGTACCCTAATGGTTTCCGGGACGTTCTACGAGAGCTACTGAGGGAGGAGGGCGTGGCCTCTCTGTACAAAGGCTTCACCGCTGTCATGCTCAGAGCTTTCCCCGCCAATGCA GCTTGTTTCCTTGGGTTTGAAATGGCCATGAAGTTCCTGAACTGGGCAGCACCCAGTCTGTGA
- the LOC121575456 gene encoding NCK-interacting protein with SH3 domain-like isoform X2 yields MYRSLYAFRSAEPNSLHFGAGEGFLILERSNKHWWLGSRCSSGETGYVPASYIERIQAPEQDEVLQSIDRAIEEIHNVAMKNGGKYNLEQRDVLQKLIHHRKETLSRRSPTLSSHKQGLPSSTSELSLSHTPQPPNGISRTLSESTDNVQGLYQVPPQSRRAAPITPPPPEKQRASRRPESSIPPPGPAPPAGSGLSPSVNSASLDSVSSHSVVSSDVSLTSVASTPPPVPSRVKPPPPPADDLPSSASSPQSVPSKKVHAPQSQTQPTLPPQSSTVDQTETDWPLAPPSVAESSPGSPTHSELVPGTTGAELIELVRRNTGLSYELSRVAVGVVVGHLQTTLPQASSALEKVLLSLVESKDQSSALPQGQVCHDEQRLEVILGDLARHVDDSQQRSWALYEDHSLIACYLEELLKILTDADPEVCKRMCRVNHAEPVLSLVSYYQMEHRVSLRLLLLKVFGAMCSLDSALISTLLNSILPMELARDMQTDTQEHQKMCYTALVLTMIFSMGEHVPYHHYEHLNASFVQFLLDVVEEGLPSDPTEQLPDLCVNLILAFNLHLTVPSSNVIMQTLIKKNVKLFSEKIVLLLNRGDDPVCVFKHAPPAPHSVLKFLQDVFASRDSADIFYHTDMMVMIDITVRCISDLSPGDKLRMEYLSLMHSIMRSTDYLEHRHRLSDLQGALQRILREDDLGAEKGGATAKQMDKLIVQEIYKEFPQINES; encoded by the exons GCTCCGGAACAGGATGAAGTGTTACAGTCTATCGACAGGGCCATTGAAGAGATCCATAACGTGGCAATGAAGAACGGGGGCAAATACAACCTGGAGCAGCGAGACGTGCTACA gAAGTTGATCCATCACAGGAAGGAGACCCTGTCAAGGCGAAGTCCAACTCTATCCAGTCACAAGCAGGGCCTGCCCTCATCTACCAGCGAACTGTCCCTCAGCCACACCCCTCAACCACCCAATGGGATCAGCCGCACCCTGTCAGAGAGTACCGACAATGTTCAAGGGCTTTACCAG GTGCCTCCTCAGTCCCGCCGTGCAGCACCCATAACCCCGCCCCCTCCTGAGAAACAAAGAGCCAGCCGACGCCCAG agtcttccattcctcctcctgGCCCTGCCCCTCCTGCAGGGTCTGGCCTGTCCCCCTCGGTCAACTCCGCCTCCCTGGACTCTGTCTCCTCCCACTCGGTGGTGTCCTCTGATGTCAGCCTGACAAGCGTTGCCAGCACCCCGCCCCCAGTGCCAAGCCGTGTGAAGCCCCCACCCCCGCCTGCAGACGACCtgccctcctctgcctcctctccccaATCAGTTCCCTCAAAGAAGGTCCATGCCCCCCAATCTCAAACTCAGCCCACTCTGCCACCACAGTCCAGCACTGTGGACCAAACAGAAACCGACTGGCCTCTTGCCCCGCCCTCTGTTGCTGAAAGCTCCCCCGGCAGCCCCACTCACTCAGAGCTTGTCCCTGGGACAACAGGGGCGGAGCTTATCGAGCTAGTGAGGAGGAACACGGGCCTGAGTTACGAGCTGTCTCGCGTGGCGGTGGGTGTGGTCGTGGGTCACCTGCAGACCACCCTACCTCAAGCCTCCTCTGCCTTAGAGAAGGTCCTCCTCTCATTGGTAGAGAGCAAG GATCAGAGTTCTGCATTGCCACAGGGACAAGTGTGTCACGATGAACAGCGCCTGGAGGTCATCTTAGGCGACCTTGCCCGTCACGTTGATGACTCTCAGCAGCGCAGCTGGGCCCTTTACGAAGACCACTCCCTCATCGCATGTTACCTGGAGGAGCTGCTGAAGATACTG ACGGATGCTGATCCAGAGGTGTGTAAGAGGATGTGCAGGGTCAACCACGCTGAGCCAGTGTTGTCACTAGTGTCctattatcagatg GAGCACCGAGTGTCTCTACGCTTGCTGTTGCTCAAGGTGTTTGGGGCGATGTGTAGCCTGGACTCTGCCCTTATCTCAACCCTCCTCAACTCCATCCTGCCCATGGAGCTGGCCagagacatgcagacagacacacagg AGCATCAGAAGATGTGCTACACAGCCTTGGTCCTGACTATGATCTTCTCTATGGGGGAGCATGTGCCCTATCACCACTACG AGCACTTAAACGCTAGCTTTGTTCAGTTCCTTCTAGATGTAGTAGAGGAGGGTCTTCCCTCTGACCCCACAGAACAGCTCCCTGACCTCTGTGTCAACCTCATCCTGGCCTTCAACCTGCACCTCACAG tgCCCAGCAGCAACGTGATAATGCAGACTTTGATCAAGAAAAACGTGAAGCTCTTTTCGGAGAAAATAGTGCTGCTACTAAACCGAGGAG aTGACCCTGTGTGTGTCTTTAAACATGCTCCCCCTGCCCCACACTCAGTTCTTAAGTTCCTGCAGGATGTCTTCGCCAGCCGAGACTCCGCTGACATCTTCTACCACACGGACATGATGGTGATGATAGATATCACTGTTCGATGCATCTCTGACCTCTCACCTGGGGACAAg TTGAGAATGGAATACCTCTCTCTCATGCACTCCATCATGCGCTCCACAGACTACCTGGAGCACCGGCACCGCCTCTCTGACCTGCAGGGCGCGCTGCAAAGGATTCTAAGAGAGGACGACTTGGGAGCGGAAAAGGGCGGGGCCACAGCCAAACAGATGGATAAGCTAATAGTGCAGGAGATCTACAAGGAATTCCCTCAGATCAACGAGAGCTAG
- the LOC121575456 gene encoding NCK-interacting protein with SH3 domain-like isoform X1: MYRSLYAFRSAEPNSLHFGAGEGFLILERSNKHWWLGSRCSSGETGYVPASYIERIQAPEQDEVLQSIDRAIEEIHNVAMKNGGKYNLEQRDVLQKLIHHRKETLSRRSPTLSSHKQGLPSSTSELSLSHTPQPPNGISRTLSESTDNVQGLYQVPPQSRRAAPITPPPPEKQRASRRPAESSIPPPGPAPPAGSGLSPSVNSASLDSVSSHSVVSSDVSLTSVASTPPPVPSRVKPPPPPADDLPSSASSPQSVPSKKVHAPQSQTQPTLPPQSSTVDQTETDWPLAPPSVAESSPGSPTHSELVPGTTGAELIELVRRNTGLSYELSRVAVGVVVGHLQTTLPQASSALEKVLLSLVESKDQSSALPQGQVCHDEQRLEVILGDLARHVDDSQQRSWALYEDHSLIACYLEELLKILTDADPEVCKRMCRVNHAEPVLSLVSYYQMEHRVSLRLLLLKVFGAMCSLDSALISTLLNSILPMELARDMQTDTQEHQKMCYTALVLTMIFSMGEHVPYHHYEHLNASFVQFLLDVVEEGLPSDPTEQLPDLCVNLILAFNLHLTVPSSNVIMQTLIKKNVKLFSEKIVLLLNRGDDPVCVFKHAPPAPHSVLKFLQDVFASRDSADIFYHTDMMVMIDITVRCISDLSPGDKLRMEYLSLMHSIMRSTDYLEHRHRLSDLQGALQRILREDDLGAEKGGATAKQMDKLIVQEIYKEFPQINES, encoded by the exons GCTCCGGAACAGGATGAAGTGTTACAGTCTATCGACAGGGCCATTGAAGAGATCCATAACGTGGCAATGAAGAACGGGGGCAAATACAACCTGGAGCAGCGAGACGTGCTACA gAAGTTGATCCATCACAGGAAGGAGACCCTGTCAAGGCGAAGTCCAACTCTATCCAGTCACAAGCAGGGCCTGCCCTCATCTACCAGCGAACTGTCCCTCAGCCACACCCCTCAACCACCCAATGGGATCAGCCGCACCCTGTCAGAGAGTACCGACAATGTTCAAGGGCTTTACCAG GTGCCTCCTCAGTCCCGCCGTGCAGCACCCATAACCCCGCCCCCTCCTGAGAAACAAAGAGCCAGCCGACGCCCAG cagagtcttccattcctcctcctgGCCCTGCCCCTCCTGCAGGGTCTGGCCTGTCCCCCTCGGTCAACTCCGCCTCCCTGGACTCTGTCTCCTCCCACTCGGTGGTGTCCTCTGATGTCAGCCTGACAAGCGTTGCCAGCACCCCGCCCCCAGTGCCAAGCCGTGTGAAGCCCCCACCCCCGCCTGCAGACGACCtgccctcctctgcctcctctccccaATCAGTTCCCTCAAAGAAGGTCCATGCCCCCCAATCTCAAACTCAGCCCACTCTGCCACCACAGTCCAGCACTGTGGACCAAACAGAAACCGACTGGCCTCTTGCCCCGCCCTCTGTTGCTGAAAGCTCCCCCGGCAGCCCCACTCACTCAGAGCTTGTCCCTGGGACAACAGGGGCGGAGCTTATCGAGCTAGTGAGGAGGAACACGGGCCTGAGTTACGAGCTGTCTCGCGTGGCGGTGGGTGTGGTCGTGGGTCACCTGCAGACCACCCTACCTCAAGCCTCCTCTGCCTTAGAGAAGGTCCTCCTCTCATTGGTAGAGAGCAAG GATCAGAGTTCTGCATTGCCACAGGGACAAGTGTGTCACGATGAACAGCGCCTGGAGGTCATCTTAGGCGACCTTGCCCGTCACGTTGATGACTCTCAGCAGCGCAGCTGGGCCCTTTACGAAGACCACTCCCTCATCGCATGTTACCTGGAGGAGCTGCTGAAGATACTG ACGGATGCTGATCCAGAGGTGTGTAAGAGGATGTGCAGGGTCAACCACGCTGAGCCAGTGTTGTCACTAGTGTCctattatcagatg GAGCACCGAGTGTCTCTACGCTTGCTGTTGCTCAAGGTGTTTGGGGCGATGTGTAGCCTGGACTCTGCCCTTATCTCAACCCTCCTCAACTCCATCCTGCCCATGGAGCTGGCCagagacatgcagacagacacacagg AGCATCAGAAGATGTGCTACACAGCCTTGGTCCTGACTATGATCTTCTCTATGGGGGAGCATGTGCCCTATCACCACTACG AGCACTTAAACGCTAGCTTTGTTCAGTTCCTTCTAGATGTAGTAGAGGAGGGTCTTCCCTCTGACCCCACAGAACAGCTCCCTGACCTCTGTGTCAACCTCATCCTGGCCTTCAACCTGCACCTCACAG tgCCCAGCAGCAACGTGATAATGCAGACTTTGATCAAGAAAAACGTGAAGCTCTTTTCGGAGAAAATAGTGCTGCTACTAAACCGAGGAG aTGACCCTGTGTGTGTCTTTAAACATGCTCCCCCTGCCCCACACTCAGTTCTTAAGTTCCTGCAGGATGTCTTCGCCAGCCGAGACTCCGCTGACATCTTCTACCACACGGACATGATGGTGATGATAGATATCACTGTTCGATGCATCTCTGACCTCTCACCTGGGGACAAg TTGAGAATGGAATACCTCTCTCTCATGCACTCCATCATGCGCTCCACAGACTACCTGGAGCACCGGCACCGCCTCTCTGACCTGCAGGGCGCGCTGCAAAGGATTCTAAGAGAGGACGACTTGGGAGCGGAAAAGGGCGGGGCCACAGCCAAACAGATGGATAAGCTAATAGTGCAGGAGATCTACAAGGAATTCCCTCAGATCAACGAGAGCTAG